Proteins co-encoded in one Synergistes jonesii genomic window:
- a CDS encoding ZIP family metal transporter, whose translation MINLLTVEGLMIPFLGTTLGALCVLFMKNQLKAEVQKVLAGFAAGVMVAASVWSLLIPAMEESAGMGRLAFIPAVMGFGLGMLFLLLLDTVTPHMHIDESLEGPKSHLRKTTMMVLAVTLHNIPEGMAVGVLFVGWLNGDGQITQAGAFTLALGIAIQNFPEGAIVSMPLHAQGLSKAKSFGYGVLSGLVEPIAGILTVLLSSLIIPVLPYLLSFAAGAMIYVVIEELVPDMASGSHSNWGTLAFMIGFALMMSLDVALG comes from the coding sequence ATGATAAATTTGCTGACGGTTGAAGGCCTGATGATTCCATTTCTGGGAACAACGCTCGGGGCCTTGTGCGTCTTATTCATGAAAAATCAGCTGAAAGCAGAAGTACAGAAGGTCTTGGCAGGTTTTGCCGCAGGAGTCATGGTGGCGGCTTCCGTCTGGAGCCTGCTGATTCCGGCGATGGAAGAGTCGGCGGGAATGGGAAGACTGGCTTTCATACCTGCTGTTATGGGGTTTGGCTTAGGCATGCTTTTCCTTCTTCTTTTGGATACGGTAACGCCTCATATGCACATTGACGAATCGTTGGAAGGTCCTAAGAGCCATCTTCGTAAAACGACTATGATGGTTCTGGCGGTTACTCTCCATAATATTCCGGAAGGTATGGCAGTCGGGGTCTTATTTGTAGGCTGGTTAAACGGAGACGGACAGATCACGCAGGCTGGTGCCTTTACTCTGGCGCTCGGTATTGCCATACAGAACTTCCCGGAAGGCGCCATTGTTTCTATGCCCTTACATGCGCAGGGATTGTCAAAAGCAAAATCATTCGGATATGGGGTTCTTTCAGGACTTGTAGAGCCGATCGCGGGAATCCTGACAGTATTGCTTTCTTCTTTGATCATTCCAGTTCTGCCGTATCTGTTGAGCTTTGCGGCGGGCGCAATGATCTATGTCGTCATTGAGGAACTGGTGCCGGATATGGCATCCGGCTCCCATTCCAACTGGGGGACATTGGCGTTTATGATTGGATTTGCCTTAATGATGTCTCTGGATGTCGCATTGGGATAA
- a CDS encoding pyridoxamine 5'-phosphate oxidase family protein: protein MFRKMRRFGQQLPEEESVQILKEGSHAVLALHGDDDYPYAVPVSYAYEDGKIYFHGAKAGHKVDAINKDEKVSLCVVAADDVVASEATTYFKSVIAFGRVRQLTEESEIRAAAVKLGEKYSYDYREKYMGDIDRQIGALACFEISIEHLTGKEAVELTAKRR, encoded by the coding sequence ATGTTCAGAAAAATGAGGCGTTTCGGGCAGCAGCTGCCCGAAGAGGAAAGCGTTCAAATATTGAAGGAGGGCTCTCACGCGGTGCTCGCGCTGCACGGCGATGACGATTACCCTTACGCTGTGCCTGTAAGCTATGCGTACGAGGATGGGAAAATATATTTTCACGGCGCGAAAGCCGGGCATAAGGTTGACGCGATAAACAAGGACGAAAAAGTCTCGCTGTGCGTAGTCGCGGCAGACGACGTCGTAGCGAGCGAGGCCACGACGTATTTCAAAAGCGTGATCGCCTTCGGCAGGGTAAGGCAGCTCACAGAGGAAAGCGAGATAAGGGCCGCCGCCGTCAAGCTAGGCGAAAAATACAGCTATGACTACAGGGAAAAGTATATGGGGGATATCGACAGGCAGATAGGCGCCCTCGCGTGCTTTGAAATATCGATAGAGCACTTGACGGGCAAGGAGGCCGTAGAGCTCACGGCAAAAAGACGGTAA
- a CDS encoding permease → MDEIIKREAVYLWYYFDVQFRQIFFYWLWGMLLGSTVSVFLKERIHGAFRVLGEKRPGALGIFAASALGIASPLCMYGTIPIAASFSKSGVRDDWLAAFMMSSALLNPQLILYSAALGATALAVRVASCFLCGAAAALLIHCFCHEKSFFSFKGFEDPGSRDTDPNLPARYLKNVWRNTVATGPYFLAGVALSALFQRYVPADLVTKTFGGNEAFGVLTAATAGVPLYACGGGTIPLLQACLADGMSLGSASAFMIAGPATKITNLGALKIAMGAKRFILYLVFVMIFALATGLSVNFFI, encoded by the coding sequence ATGGATGAAATCATAAAGCGGGAAGCGGTTTATCTCTGGTATTACTTCGACGTGCAATTCCGTCAGATATTCTTTTACTGGCTCTGGGGAATGCTGCTGGGCTCCACCGTCTCCGTCTTTCTCAAGGAGCGCATACACGGCGCCTTCCGCGTCCTCGGCGAAAAGAGGCCCGGCGCTTTGGGGATCTTCGCGGCTTCCGCGCTGGGCATCGCTTCGCCGCTCTGTATGTACGGGACGATTCCGATTGCCGCCTCCTTTTCAAAAAGCGGCGTAAGGGACGACTGGCTTGCGGCGTTTATGATGTCGTCGGCTCTGCTGAATCCGCAGCTGATTCTTTACAGCGCAGCTTTAGGGGCGACGGCGCTCGCGGTGCGTGTCGCCTCCTGCTTCCTCTGCGGAGCCGCCGCCGCTTTACTGATACACTGCTTCTGTCACGAAAAATCTTTTTTCAGCTTTAAGGGCTTCGAAGATCCGGGCAGCCGCGACACAGACCCGAATTTGCCGGCGCGCTATCTGAAAAACGTATGGCGGAACACCGTCGCGACAGGCCCGTACTTTCTGGCGGGCGTCGCTCTTTCCGCGCTGTTTCAGAGGTACGTGCCAGCCGATTTGGTGACAAAAACTTTTGGAGGGAACGAAGCCTTCGGCGTTCTGACCGCAGCGACGGCAGGGGTGCCGCTCTACGCGTGCGGCGGTGGGACGATTCCCCTCCTGCAGGCGTGCCTCGCCGACGGCATGAGTCTCGGTTCCGCTTCCGCGTTCATGATAGCCGGACCGGCGACAAAAATCACCAACCTCGGCGCGCTGAAAATTGCGATGGGCGCAAAGCGCTTCATCCTCTATCTTGTTTTTGTCATGATTTTTGCCCTTGCTACCGGCCTGTCGGTTAATTTCTTCATATAA
- a CDS encoding DUF362 domain-containing protein: protein MKIKKSTALLMGLLFALCLFAGCGIITPQPAETGVKESPTTSNSQAAASQKVVYMTKDISPEGLTAVYRALEWQPKGKVAVKLSTGEPPASNYLRPELIKDLVRRVSGTIVECNTAYGGSRAATAMHYQVAEDHGFTKIAKFQILDEKGSMALPVAGGSRLKENYVGAAFADYDCYLILSHFKGHAMAGFGGAIKNISIGLASSAGKSWIHSGGKNKTNPWGGEQDAFLESMAEAGKSVSDYLGKGERIVYVNVMNRLSVDCDCDGNPAEPDMHDIGILASHDPVALDQACVDLVYAAKDGKTLIERIESRNGPHTLEQAEKIGLGSRKYKLKNIDG from the coding sequence ATGAAAATAAAAAAATCGACCGCGCTTCTCATGGGGCTGTTGTTCGCCCTGTGCCTCTTCGCCGGCTGCGGGATAATAACTCCGCAGCCGGCGGAGACGGGCGTAAAAGAATCGCCCACAACTTCGAACAGCCAAGCCGCCGCATCACAAAAAGTAGTGTATATGACCAAAGACATCAGCCCCGAAGGACTGACGGCGGTCTACAGGGCTCTGGAATGGCAGCCGAAGGGAAAAGTCGCCGTAAAGCTCAGCACAGGCGAGCCTCCGGCAAGCAACTACCTCCGCCCCGAGTTGATTAAGGATCTCGTGCGGCGCGTTAGCGGGACGATAGTGGAATGCAACACCGCCTACGGCGGTTCGCGCGCGGCAACGGCGATGCACTATCAGGTCGCCGAGGATCACGGATTTACCAAAATCGCGAAATTTCAGATTCTTGACGAGAAGGGTTCTATGGCTCTGCCCGTCGCAGGAGGGAGCCGCCTTAAAGAAAACTACGTAGGCGCCGCGTTCGCGGATTACGATTGCTACCTGATACTTTCTCATTTCAAGGGGCACGCTATGGCCGGCTTCGGCGGAGCGATAAAAAATATATCCATCGGGCTCGCATCAAGCGCGGGCAAGAGCTGGATACACAGCGGCGGCAAAAACAAAACAAACCCGTGGGGCGGCGAGCAGGACGCCTTCCTCGAATCAATGGCGGAGGCGGGCAAATCTGTCTCCGACTACCTCGGAAAGGGAGAACGGATCGTTTACGTCAACGTTATGAATCGTCTGTCGGTGGACTGTGACTGCGACGGCAATCCGGCCGAGCCCGACATGCACGACATAGGCATCCTCGCTTCCCATGACCCGGTCGCTCTGGACCAGGCCTGCGTCGATCTCGTTTACGCAGCCAAAGACGGCAAAACTCTTATCGAGCGCATAGAATCGAGAAACGGGCCCCATACTCTGGAGCAGGCGGAAAAAATCGGGCTCGGCAGCCGCAAATATAAGCTGAAAAATATCGATGGATGA
- a CDS encoding NfeD family protein yields MEGFVALIMENPVIFWLIVAVASGVVEALTAGLVSIWFSAGALIAMLPAALGASFNFQIAVFIAASAAALFFTRPFLKRVLRVKKTPTNADQVIGMRGVVVSPVDNIRGGGRVLANGLEWEARTLSGTRLEEGEVVVVKELRGVTLFVEKI; encoded by the coding sequence ATGGAAGGATTCGTTGCTCTGATAATGGAAAACCCTGTGATCTTTTGGCTCATCGTCGCGGTCGCCTCAGGAGTTGTCGAAGCCTTGACGGCAGGGCTCGTTTCGATATGGTTTTCCGCCGGGGCTCTGATCGCGATGCTGCCGGCGGCGCTCGGCGCATCTTTCAATTTCCAGATCGCCGTCTTCATCGCAGCGAGCGCCGCGGCTTTGTTCTTTACGCGTCCCTTCCTTAAAAGAGTCCTGCGCGTGAAAAAGACGCCTACGAACGCCGATCAGGTGATAGGTATGCGGGGTGTCGTCGTCTCGCCCGTAGACAATATAAGGGGCGGAGGGCGCGTGCTCGCGAACGGCCTCGAATGGGAGGCTCGCACGCTGAGCGGCACAAGGCTCGAAGAAGGGGAGGTCGTCGTAGTGAAGGAACTTCGCGGCGTGACCCTTTTCGTTGAGAAAATATAA
- a CDS encoding SPFH domain-containing protein, which translates to MEIFSTAVLIFVAAILIAAVAANVRIVPQGNVYVIERLGTYLCTWGAGLHVKLPFVDRIANNVSVKEQVVDFVPQSVITKDNVTMQIDTVVFFQVTDAKMLTYGVESPLAAIENLTATTLRNIIGSMELDHTLTSRDYINSTITETLDKATDKWGIKVNRVEVKNIVPPKEIMAAMERQMKAEREKRESILLAEGEKQSKILIAEGEKESAILRADAVKEQKIREAAGEAEAVRVVQQAVADGIRMLNEAAPTKEIIALKSLEAFGRAADGRATKIIIPSEIQGIAALAYSLKELMRDDASVKREAAEK; encoded by the coding sequence ATGGAAATATTCTCGACAGCAGTTCTGATATTCGTCGCAGCTATACTGATAGCGGCCGTGGCCGCGAACGTGCGCATAGTGCCGCAGGGAAACGTCTACGTGATCGAACGTCTCGGCACGTACCTCTGCACATGGGGCGCGGGGCTTCACGTAAAACTTCCGTTTGTGGACAGGATAGCAAACAACGTATCCGTCAAGGAGCAGGTCGTTGACTTCGTGCCGCAGTCCGTGATAACCAAGGACAACGTCACGATGCAGATAGACACCGTCGTTTTCTTCCAGGTTACGGATGCAAAGATGCTCACCTACGGCGTCGAAAGCCCTCTCGCCGCAATAGAGAATCTAACGGCGACTACGTTGAGGAACATCATCGGCTCTATGGAGTTGGACCACACATTGACGTCGCGCGATTACATAAACTCGACGATAACCGAGACGCTTGACAAGGCCACCGACAAATGGGGCATCAAGGTCAATCGCGTCGAGGTCAAGAATATAGTTCCGCCTAAGGAGATAATGGCCGCGATGGAGCGCCAGATGAAGGCCGAACGCGAAAAGCGCGAATCTATACTGTTGGCCGAGGGCGAAAAACAGAGCAAGATACTCATAGCGGAAGGAGAAAAAGAATCGGCGATACTACGCGCCGACGCGGTAAAGGAGCAGAAAATCCGCGAAGCCGCCGGCGAGGCCGAAGCCGTAAGGGTCGTACAGCAGGCCGTCGCGGACGGCATCAGGATGCTGAACGAAGCCGCGCCGACGAAAGAAATAATCGCGTTAAAGAGCCTCGAAGCATTCGGCAGAGCCGCCGACGGCAGGGCGACGAAGATAATCATCCCATCCGAAATACAGGGCATAGCCGCTCTGGCCTATTCGTTGAAAGAGCTGATGAGGGACGACGCGTCGGTGAAAAGGGAGGCGGCTGAAAAATAA
- a CDS encoding flavodoxin family protein: MIYFINGSPRTNGNTAVLLDKAMEGAKAAGVETERIDLYKLDYKGCASCFACKLKGGGSKGRCVQKDGLSPLLEALRDAGAVVIGSPVYFFNITGATQSFLERFFYPYGLYTEETTCFPRRIPSAFIYTMNMKEDAAHEAGVIANLRPGQIFAARLLGEESEALFSFDTKQFDDYGRYEASKFSEKEKIERLRLQFPLDCRAAFEMGKRIAERSGVK, encoded by the coding sequence ATGATCTATTTTATAAACGGAAGCCCGAGGACGAACGGGAACACCGCGGTGCTGCTCGATAAAGCTATGGAAGGCGCTAAAGCGGCCGGTGTTGAAACGGAGAGAATCGACCTGTATAAATTAGATTACAAAGGCTGCGCAAGCTGCTTCGCGTGCAAGCTGAAGGGGGGCGGATCCAAGGGGCGCTGCGTCCAGAAGGACGGGCTGAGCCCGCTGCTCGAAGCGCTTCGCGACGCTGGCGCCGTTGTGATAGGCTCGCCGGTATATTTTTTCAACATAACCGGAGCTACGCAGTCATTCCTTGAAAGATTTTTCTATCCTTACGGATTATATACGGAAGAAACGACTTGCTTCCCGCGTAGGATACCGTCCGCCTTCATCTACACGATGAACATGAAAGAGGATGCGGCGCATGAGGCCGGCGTAATTGCAAACCTGCGCCCGGGTCAGATATTTGCAGCGCGCTTGCTCGGAGAAGAGTCGGAAGCGCTCTTTTCCTTCGATACGAAGCAGTTCGACGATTACGGTAGATATGAAGCGTCAAAATTTTCTGAAAAAGAGAAGATCGAGCGCCTCAGACTGCAATTTCCTTTGGACTGTCGCGCCGCGTTCGAGATGGGAAAGAGAATCGCGGAAAGATCCGGCGTAAAATAG
- a CDS encoding OmpH family outer membrane protein gives MKKTAVLLLAALALLVFGAAAYAAEDTVGYVDDMAVLRQFSKFQQAQKQLEELDKKKSNAAKAEFDKEKDEANKRNIIEKLQLEMREEEAKLMNPVLREVNDTVAKVAKQKGVTIVVNKVLVYYGGVDLTQDVVNALKTK, from the coding sequence ATGAAAAAAACAGCTGTGCTTCTGCTTGCCGCGCTCGCGCTTTTGGTATTCGGGGCAGCCGCATATGCAGCGGAGGATACGGTAGGCTACGTAGATGACATGGCAGTTCTGCGCCAGTTCTCGAAATTCCAGCAGGCTCAGAAACAGCTTGAAGAGCTGGATAAGAAAAAATCAAACGCAGCCAAAGCCGAGTTCGACAAAGAGAAGGACGAGGCGAACAAGAGAAATATAATCGAAAAGCTTCAGCTGGAGATGAGAGAAGAAGAAGCGAAGCTCATGAACCCCGTGCTCAGGGAAGTGAACGACACGGTCGCAAAAGTTGCAAAACAGAAGGGCGTTACGATTGTCGTCAATAAAGTCCTCGTATATTACGGCGGCGTCGACCTTACTCAGGACGTCGTAAACGCGCTGAAGACAAAATAA
- a CDS encoding lactate utilization protein — MAEFDCVKMRNQLRAEKVIKELKGRNMTGYYADSREEALRMALEIIPKGASVSWGGTISIEQIGLKDALRKGGYKLYAVDDIKDPEERRRAETLAFNADYFLTSCNAVSEDGILVNIDGRSNRVSSIAYGPKHVLMIVGMNKIARDLDAALSRAKNEAAPLNAVRLSADTPCAKTGVCFDCKAPGTICCQYLVTRYSRQTGRMILILVNDYLGL, encoded by the coding sequence ATGGCAGAATTTGATTGTGTTAAAATGCGCAATCAGCTCAGAGCCGAGAAGGTTATAAAAGAGCTGAAGGGCAGAAATATGACCGGCTATTACGCCGACAGCAGAGAAGAGGCTCTCCGCATGGCGCTCGAAATTATCCCGAAGGGGGCTTCCGTCAGCTGGGGCGGGACGATTTCGATCGAACAGATCGGGCTGAAGGACGCGCTAAGGAAGGGCGGATATAAATTATACGCAGTCGACGATATTAAAGACCCGGAGGAGAGGCGGCGCGCTGAAACGCTGGCCTTTAACGCCGATTATTTCCTCACAAGCTGCAACGCGGTCAGCGAGGATGGCATACTTGTAAACATAGACGGCAGATCGAACCGCGTGTCGAGTATCGCCTACGGCCCGAAGCACGTACTGATGATCGTCGGAATGAATAAGATAGCGCGCGACCTGGACGCAGCGCTGTCCCGAGCAAAAAACGAGGCGGCCCCGCTCAACGCCGTGCGCCTTTCCGCAGACACGCCGTGCGCGAAGACCGGCGTATGCTTCGACTGCAAAGCTCCGGGTACGATATGCTGTCAGTATCTTGTAACGCGCTATTCGCGCCAGACTGGAAGGATGATTCTGATTCTGGTGAACGACTATTTGGGGTTATAA
- a CDS encoding Crp/Fnr family transcriptional regulator: MDIQEALGQYIGVIRKCRLFTGIPEELYPETLRSLQAKLRPYGKGEIIRVLGDDFPYAYYLLRGEVELSFFNRAYNQININRFLPGSLMGEALAFLRNANSPVQLTAVEESLMLLLDLSPLSRASDGFEYGHTLTVNLARLLAGKNVFLNSRLHILAQKGVRDRILMYLSSLPKRSDGYVTLPFTKTALAEFLCVNRSALSREFTKMAEEGILEIEGRRVKPRFCES; this comes from the coding sequence ATGGATATACAGGAAGCGTTGGGCCAGTATATTGGAGTAATTAGAAAATGCCGCCTATTCACTGGCATACCGGAAGAGCTTTATCCGGAAACGCTGCGCTCTTTGCAGGCAAAACTCCGGCCCTACGGGAAAGGCGAGATCATTCGGGTGCTCGGCGACGATTTCCCCTACGCCTATTATCTGCTGCGCGGCGAGGTCGAACTTTCTTTTTTTAATCGGGCTTACAATCAGATAAACATAAACCGCTTTCTTCCCGGAAGCCTAATGGGAGAGGCCCTCGCGTTCCTTAGGAACGCGAACAGCCCCGTCCAATTAACGGCGGTCGAAGAAAGCCTCATGCTGCTGTTGGATCTATCTCCGCTGAGCCGCGCAAGCGACGGCTTCGAATACGGACATACGCTCACCGTCAACCTCGCCCGGCTGCTTGCGGGGAAAAATGTTTTTCTTAACAGCAGGCTACACATTCTCGCTCAAAAGGGCGTAAGAGACCGCATACTCATGTATCTATCATCGCTGCCCAAACGCTCCGACGGATATGTCACGCTCCCATTCACGAAGACCGCGCTCGCAGAATTTCTCTGCGTGAACCGCAGCGCGCTCTCCAGAGAATTTACGAAGATGGCAGAAGAGGGGATACTGGAAATCGAGGGCAGAAGAGTGAAGCCGCGCTTCTGCGAGAGCTGA
- a CDS encoding oxygen-binding di-iron domain-containing protein, which translates to MKRLVKGNVSWVGYIDWELESFHGDDYSIMNGSSQNAYLIEEEKTVLIDTVWKPHRFDFVESLKKAVELKKIDFVVANHGECDHSGALTALMDEIPSVPIYCTANAVKSIEGQYGKRGWNFHIVKTGDSLDIGNGKKLIFVEMRMLHWPDSMATFMTGDNILFSNDAFGQHYAVGELFNDKADQCLLNKEAMKYFANILNPFAPILVKKLDEIGKLKLPIEMIAPSHGAIWRKDPLQIVDKYAAWANAYQEEQVTVVYDTMWEGTAKIAHKIAEGINMQSPETVVKLFNVAKSDKNEVMTEVFKSKAIAVGSPTVSSSILSGIAGWLEFLRQLKFKNKKAAAFGCYGWSGESVKVLQERLRDAGFEVIEENVRSLWNPEESDFAKIPELAAKLLAK; encoded by the coding sequence ATGAAAAGGCTTGTAAAGGGCAATGTGAGCTGGGTGGGCTATATCGACTGGGAACTGGAGAGCTTCCACGGGGACGATTATTCCATTATGAACGGCTCCAGCCAGAACGCGTATTTGATAGAGGAAGAAAAGACGGTCTTGATCGATACGGTATGGAAGCCGCACCGTTTTGATTTTGTCGAGAGCCTTAAAAAAGCAGTCGAACTGAAGAAGATCGATTTTGTCGTGGCCAATCACGGGGAATGCGATCATTCGGGCGCGCTGACGGCTCTAATGGACGAAATTCCCTCTGTGCCGATTTACTGTACGGCTAACGCTGTAAAGAGCATCGAAGGGCAGTATGGGAAACGCGGCTGGAACTTTCACATTGTAAAGACGGGGGATTCGCTTGACATCGGGAACGGTAAAAAGCTTATTTTCGTCGAGATGCGGATGCTGCATTGGCCGGATTCCATGGCGACGTTTATGACCGGCGACAACATACTCTTCTCCAACGACGCCTTCGGCCAGCATTACGCAGTGGGGGAACTCTTCAACGATAAGGCGGATCAGTGTCTGCTGAATAAAGAAGCGATGAAGTATTTTGCCAATATATTGAATCCCTTTGCTCCGATTCTCGTGAAAAAACTGGATGAGATCGGCAAGCTGAAACTTCCGATCGAGATGATCGCGCCCTCTCACGGCGCTATCTGGAGGAAGGACCCTTTGCAGATCGTCGACAAGTACGCCGCATGGGCGAACGCTTATCAGGAAGAGCAGGTGACCGTAGTCTACGATACGATGTGGGAGGGAACGGCAAAGATCGCGCATAAAATTGCCGAAGGAATAAACATGCAGAGCCCGGAGACTGTCGTTAAGCTGTTCAACGTCGCGAAGTCCGATAAAAATGAAGTAATGACTGAGGTATTCAAATCGAAAGCGATTGCGGTCGGCTCCCCTACGGTATCGAGCAGTATCCTATCGGGCATCGCCGGGTGGCTGGAGTTTCTGAGGCAGCTGAAGTTCAAGAATAAAAAGGCGGCCGCCTTCGGCTGCTACGGCTGGAGCGGAGAATCCGTCAAGGTGCTGCAAGAGCGCCTGCGCGACGCCGGCTTCGAGGTGATCGAAGAAAACGTGCGTTCTCTCTGGAATCCGGAAGAAAGCGATTTTGCCAAGATTCCGGAACTGGCTGCGAAACTCCTCGCGAAATAA
- a CDS encoding cupin domain-containing protein, giving the protein MNEVAGKIFSIAKENASVPGCTISKAVSDANGNYVMHFSLAEGTNISAELYSYRKLWIVHEGELRVTGKGGAAALKEGEAFITPAGVAVGSASDGGCVYTEITLKEESAMNEILKDKKVFALKDLIPYAEDRVINMDLIDEEKLKFVVMSFTAGTGLPEHAATGDALVFALEGEATIRYEGGDYRIRAGENFKFAKGGAHSIAADQNFKMALLLILE; this is encoded by the coding sequence ATGAACGAAGTCGCGGGAAAGATTTTTTCAATAGCGAAAGAAAACGCGTCCGTACCAGGCTGCACGATTTCGAAGGCCGTGAGCGACGCGAATGGAAATTACGTGATGCACTTCTCGTTGGCGGAAGGGACCAACATCAGCGCGGAATTATACTCCTATCGCAAGCTCTGGATCGTGCACGAAGGGGAACTTCGCGTTACGGGAAAAGGCGGCGCGGCGGCGTTGAAAGAAGGAGAAGCCTTTATCACGCCGGCCGGCGTAGCGGTAGGCTCCGCCTCTGACGGAGGTTGCGTCTATACGGAAATTACATTGAAGGAGGAATCCGCGATGAACGAAATTTTAAAGGACAAGAAAGTTTTTGCGCTGAAAGATTTGATCCCATACGCCGAAGACAGGGTCATAAACATGGACCTGATCGACGAGGAAAAGCTGAAATTCGTCGTTATGAGCTTTACGGCTGGCACCGGGCTCCCGGAGCACGCGGCTACTGGCGACGCTCTGGTCTTCGCACTGGAGGGAGAGGCTACGATTCGCTATGAAGGAGGAGATTACCGCATCCGCGCCGGCGAAAACTTTAAGTTTGCGAAGGGCGGAGCCCATTCAATTGCCGCGGATCAGAACTTCAAAATGGCGCTTCTGCTGATATTGGAATAG
- a CDS encoding CoA-acylating methylmalonate-semialdehyde dehydrogenase: MSTVERKKYCADGRWIESKADRYMPVTDSSSGELIAEVPCCTPDEVDAAITSAQKAFSEWSHLSLAKRTQFMFKWRDILIAHKEELSLLCSKELGKTLGEARGNVQKAIEPTELACALPSLIEGECALQVTSGYDTSTYRMPLGVTAGIVPMNFPAMIPWGWMVPLAIACGNTVVLKANSSTPLTSIRILELFYEEGGFPSGVVNLVTCGRSEAGMLLTDPRVKAVTFVGTTGIGKSVYSTAAAHGKRVQAQCEAKNHALLLADADLEAATNAIINSTYGCAGMRCMALPVVCVQESIADRFVALLKEKAQALRVGCAYDENTQLGPVVSAAHKQKVCDWVRRGVDEGAELVLDGRGVVVPGYEKGFFVGPTILDHVEPGMSVGDCEIFGPVTTVKRVKDYEEGIRVMNANPFANGSCIFTQNGYCSRRFVMETDGGMVGVNVGIPVPTAYFPFSGNKASFFGDLHVLGRDGVRFFTRAKTVTTHWFDEEAAKRRVGTWEGSTEA; encoded by the coding sequence ATGAGCACAGTCGAGAGAAAAAAATATTGCGCCGACGGCAGATGGATCGAATCAAAGGCCGACCGCTACATGCCGGTGACGGATTCCAGCAGCGGAGAGCTCATCGCCGAGGTCCCCTGCTGCACGCCTGACGAAGTCGACGCGGCGATCACGTCGGCTCAGAAGGCCTTCTCGGAATGGTCGCACCTTTCGCTCGCTAAGCGCACCCAGTTCATGTTCAAATGGCGCGACATCCTCATCGCTCACAAGGAGGAGCTTTCGCTTCTATGCTCGAAAGAGCTCGGCAAGACTCTCGGCGAGGCGCGCGGCAACGTGCAGAAGGCGATAGAGCCGACGGAGCTCGCCTGTGCCCTGCCCTCGCTGATTGAAGGAGAGTGCGCGCTGCAGGTGACGTCCGGCTACGACACGTCGACCTACAGGATGCCGCTCGGCGTCACAGCCGGCATCGTGCCGATGAACTTTCCCGCGATGATTCCGTGGGGGTGGATGGTGCCTCTTGCGATAGCCTGCGGCAACACCGTCGTGCTTAAGGCGAACAGCAGCACGCCTCTGACCTCGATACGCATACTTGAGCTCTTCTACGAAGAAGGCGGCTTTCCCTCGGGCGTCGTGAACCTCGTCACCTGCGGCCGCAGCGAAGCTGGGATGCTCCTAACCGACCCGCGCGTCAAGGCCGTGACCTTCGTCGGCACGACCGGAATCGGCAAGAGCGTCTACTCCACAGCCGCCGCTCACGGCAAGCGCGTTCAGGCTCAGTGTGAGGCGAAGAACCACGCGCTGCTGCTCGCGGACGCGGACCTCGAAGCCGCGACCAACGCGATAATCAACTCGACCTACGGCTGCGCGGGAATGAGATGCATGGCGCTGCCGGTCGTATGCGTGCAGGAAAGCATAGCTGACCGCTTCGTCGCGCTGCTGAAGGAAAAGGCTCAGGCTCTCAGAGTCGGCTGCGCTTACGACGAAAATACTCAGCTCGGCCCAGTCGTCTCCGCAGCGCATAAACAGAAGGTCTGCGACTGGGTGAGGCGCGGTGTCGACGAAGGCGCGGAGCTGGTTCTCGACGGACGCGGCGTCGTCGTGCCGGGATACGAGAAGGGCTTCTTCGTAGGGCCGACGATACTCGACCACGTCGAGCCCGGCATGAGCGTCGGCGACTGCGAGATATTCGGCCCCGTGACGACGGTAAAGCGCGTCAAGGATTACGAAGAGGGCATCCGCGTGATGAACGCGAACCCCTTCGCCAACGGCTCCTGCATATTCACGCAGAACGGCTACTGCTCGCGCCGCTTCGTGATGGAGACGGACGGCGGAATGGTCGGAGTCAACGTCGGCATTCCCGTGCCGACCGCCTACTTCCCCTTCTCCGGCAACAAAGCTTCCTTCTTCGGCGACTTACACGTGCTCGGTCGCGACGGCGTGCGCTTCTTTACGCGCGCGAAGACGGTGACGACGCACTGGTTCGACGAAGAAGCCGCAAAGCGCCGCGTCGGCACATGGGAAGGCAGTACGGAGGCGTAA